In a genomic window of Micrococcaceae bacterium Sec5.7:
- a CDS encoding ATPase, T2SS/T4P/T4SS family: MTTSPENLDIFKDLPLADSTAPAHPAAGHLAAAARRDTGRRRIAAVPDQGTPARPVEAEPQEAPRPRAAESADLEPASDWTLIERLAVEISEIRQTRDETPENKDEIGRAIIAGVLASLDESRVRDGIPRLTQSQHQALQVVLFNQAYRMGAVQPLLDDPTIENIHINGFDRVIVRRSNGSDEWHPAIASSDEALIEMIQTWCEERGEGAREFNAQNPRLSMMLPSGDRLQAAHPPIAPRPTLTIRCHRIKKITLDDLVTQYGMLSQAAADFLSACVKAKMSIVVSGHPGAGKTTFVRALCASMGPWEPVITIETERELHLSEDQHYNLKSLEARPGQGERDPRTGESIGGVSLRELVADSLRFDAQRIIVGELRDDETEAVFGVFAGAAGSMTTIHAKTAKDAIAKLADLQQKRIGTSPAFAYRQIQDHIQIIVQLSRFSGPGQKRHVTEIAEVQPGGDGEAPIASLIFKSRTRGGDAVFQELPRDDMLWELEQHGYDVEQLRAG; encoded by the coding sequence GTGACCACCAGTCCGGAAAACCTCGACATTTTCAAAGACCTTCCGCTTGCCGACTCGACCGCGCCGGCCCACCCTGCAGCCGGACATCTTGCAGCTGCAGCACGCCGGGACACCGGCCGCCGCCGGATTGCCGCAGTTCCTGACCAAGGCACCCCAGCCCGGCCTGTTGAGGCAGAGCCTCAGGAAGCTCCCCGGCCCAGGGCAGCGGAATCGGCAGACCTCGAACCTGCCAGCGACTGGACCCTCATCGAAAGACTCGCTGTCGAGATCTCCGAGATCCGACAGACACGGGACGAAACCCCGGAGAACAAGGACGAAATCGGCCGGGCCATCATCGCCGGTGTCCTCGCTTCCCTGGATGAGTCACGCGTCCGTGATGGAATCCCGCGCCTCACCCAAAGCCAGCACCAGGCGCTGCAGGTCGTCCTGTTCAACCAGGCATACCGAATGGGCGCGGTGCAACCGTTGCTGGATGATCCCACGATCGAGAACATCCATATCAATGGTTTCGACCGGGTCATCGTTCGCCGCTCCAACGGCTCCGATGAATGGCATCCGGCCATAGCGTCCAGCGACGAAGCTCTTATCGAAATGATCCAGACCTGGTGTGAGGAACGGGGGGAGGGCGCACGGGAGTTTAATGCCCAGAATCCCAGGCTCTCCATGATGCTGCCCTCCGGGGACCGTCTCCAGGCTGCGCACCCGCCGATCGCACCCCGTCCGACTCTCACCATCCGTTGCCACCGCATCAAAAAGATCACCCTGGACGATCTTGTGACCCAGTACGGAATGCTCTCCCAGGCCGCGGCCGACTTCCTCTCAGCCTGCGTCAAAGCCAAGATGTCCATCGTCGTGTCCGGCCACCCAGGCGCCGGCAAGACGACATTCGTCCGCGCTTTGTGCGCCAGCATGGGTCCATGGGAACCGGTCATCACCATCGAAACCGAGCGGGAGCTGCACCTCAGCGAAGACCAGCACTACAACCTCAAGTCCCTGGAAGCACGTCCGGGCCAGGGCGAGCGGGATCCGCGAACCGGGGAAAGCATTGGTGGGGTTTCGCTGCGTGAACTGGTCGCAGACTCTCTTCGCTTCGACGCCCAACGCATCATCGTTGGAGAACTCCGCGACGACGAGACGGAAGCGGTGTTCGGCGTCTTCGCCGGCGCGGCAGGATCCATGACCACCATCCACGCGAAGACCGCCAAAGACGCCATCGCCAAGCTGGCCGACCTGCAGCAGAAGCGGATCGGCACGTCCCCGGCTTTCGCCTACCGACAGATCCAGGACCATATCCAGATCATCGTCCAGCTCTCCCGATTCTCCGGACCAGGCCAAAAGCGCCACGTCACGGAAATCGCTGAAGTACAGCCCGGCGGCGACGGGGAAGCGCCCATCGCCAGCCTGATCTTCAAATCCCGCACCCGTGGCGGGGACGCAGTATTCCAGGAACTGCCTCGCGATGACATGCTCTGGGAGCTGGAACAGCATGGATACGACGTCGAACAGTTGAGGGCCGGCTGA
- a CDS encoding pilus assembly protein TadB — MNTILAILCALGTGFGILWIILEFTRTPGQSRPTSNRLSPWARLRQRLGPGQALALVLGIAGGLLLFARTGWLVTLVAVPAAALLLPPLFSTSKQIKEIAQLEALESWARSLSGLLGTGSTTLTGAVVSSLPNAPEAIRPQLNNLVVRLNSRWSHKRAFKALANELNDPTADLLAAHLILASKIKVSGLQDALDDLAQTIFEEIRQRREIDAARETNRTTAKWVTIFTVGAMVAAATFLADFFSVYQTPIGQGILTLIIGAYAVALKWMHSLTKPDLPPRILVDSEGARA, encoded by the coding sequence ATGAACACCATCCTGGCCATACTCTGCGCCCTTGGCACCGGCTTCGGCATCCTGTGGATCATCCTCGAATTCACCAGGACACCGGGGCAATCCCGGCCAACCAGCAACCGGCTCTCGCCATGGGCCCGCCTGCGGCAACGCCTCGGTCCAGGACAGGCTCTGGCCCTGGTCCTGGGGATCGCCGGCGGACTGCTGCTTTTTGCCCGCACCGGCTGGCTCGTCACACTCGTTGCCGTGCCGGCTGCAGCGCTGCTCCTCCCGCCGCTGTTCAGCACCTCAAAACAGATCAAGGAAATTGCCCAGCTCGAAGCTCTCGAATCCTGGGCCAGGTCCCTGTCCGGGCTCCTGGGGACAGGATCGACCACCCTGACCGGAGCAGTTGTCAGCAGCCTGCCCAATGCGCCTGAAGCCATCCGGCCACAGCTGAACAACCTCGTTGTCAGGCTCAATTCCCGCTGGTCCCACAAGAGGGCCTTCAAAGCCCTCGCAAACGAGCTGAATGACCCCACCGCCGACCTGCTGGCCGCACACCTGATCCTTGCTTCCAAGATCAAAGTTTCGGGCCTCCAGGACGCCCTGGACGACCTCGCCCAAACCATCTTTGAAGAGATCAGGCAGCGCCGGGAGATCGACGCCGCCCGGGAAACGAACAGGACCACGGCCAAGTGGGTGACCATCTTCACCGTAGGGGCCATGGTAGCTGCGGCTACTTTCCTCGCGGACTTCTTCTCCGTCTACCAAACACCCATCGGCCAGGGCATCCTCACCCTCATCATCGGCGCCTACGCCGTTGCCCTGAAATGGATGCACTCACTGACCAAACCGGATCTGCCGCCGCGGATCCTCGTTGACTCGGAAGGAGCCCGGGCATGA